From the Candidatus Zixiibacteriota bacterium genome, the window TTCTGACTTCCCTGGAGCGTAAATCTTAAGAGACCCAAAAAGAGTTTTTGACAAAAGTCGCCGATTCATTATCTTTATTTTAACGATGCATACTCCTCATACCTCAAGCATTAAGTATGCTCGACCAGAATACCCGTCACTGAGAAAATTGTTAAGAAAGGAATAAATATGTCTATCCGCCGGATATCTCTTCTGGCACTGTTGCTTCTGGCGGCAACCGCGGTTTACGCCGATGACCTTTATCTGCTGAGGATTGAAGGCAAGGAGGCGCTGGAGTATTCCAGACAGATTGCGGGTAATGCCTATGGCACAATCAACGGCCGTTTTCTGGTGGCGCTGAGCGATTCAGATGTCAGAAGTCTGCAATCATTGGGAGTTCCTCTCGAGCTGGTGTCGCGGGATTTTGACCCTGACCGCTATTATCTGGTTGCGCCGGTAAATCCGCTGGAGTTCCGCAAAGTGCTTCCCTTTGTATCTCTTTACACCGAAGAGAACTATTATATCATCGAAGCGACCGCCAGCGAAGCCGAACGGGTTCGTCTGAGTGGGTTTATGCCGGTTCCTCTGGCGGGAAGAACCACGCCGCTATTCTATAAGCCGCGAGAGGTAACCGCTTTTAAGCCGCTGGACTCTTACCCTTATGATACCCTTGCGCCCTATATTTTGCAGGACTCCCTCTATTCCTACAACACCAGGCTGGAAGCCTTTCGCACCCGTTATGTTGATTCCGATTCGATTCTGGCGGCGGAGGACTGGCTGTACGACAAATTTCTTTCGTTCGGATATACCCAGGTGAGCAAAGAACTTTTTTACTTACCCGGAATCGCCTGTAATAATATTGTCTGCGTAAAACCGGGAACCACGGAACCGGACAATGTAGTTGTCATCGGGGGGCACTTTGACTCCTATAACCAGCAGTCGAATCCATCGGTCTATGCTCCGGGAGCCGACGATAACGCCAGCGGCACCAGCGCCGTGCTGGAACTTGCGCGCGTTCTAAAAGATGTCCCGCTCAACAAGACGCTGATTTTTTATGCTTTTTCAGCGGAAGAAGTAGGGCTGGTCGGTTCTTATGTCGCCGCTCAAAATTTATATTTTCAGGGGACTAATATTGAGTATATGCTCAACTTTGATATGATAGGGTACACCGATGATGCCGTGAATGATGTCGTTCTCTTCAGCGGTCCTTTTACGGCTTATGCCGCCCTGATGGCATCTGCGGCTACGAGGGTAACCACCCTGATACCGTATTATGGCGGCTCGGCGGGAAATTCTGACCATGCCTCATTTGTCGATTTTGGATATCACGCCGTTTACGCCCAGGAGGGGGATTTCAACTTCCCCGGCTGGCATACCGACATTGACCTGACATCGCGAATGAACTTTTCCCATATGACAGAAATAGTCAGAATGGCTGTTGCCGGTTTGGGGCAGGCAGATATTGCCGCCAGTCCGACTTTTATCGACCGGGTTTATGATGTCGGCGACGGGCAGTCGCTTCAGATCAACTGGTCAAGCAATTGCCGCCCCGATTATACATATAAAATTGTGTATGGCGCCGAATCGGGAATCTATACCGATACACTCGCGGTGACGCCGCCGAATTGCACTTATACCATCAACGGTCTCCAGCAGGGAATAACATATTACCTTGCCGTCCTGGGGGAGAACGCGCAAGGTCATGGTCCTATCTATCTTCCGGAAGATTCCGGAGTCAGTTACGTGGAGCCGCGGGCGCCGCGTGGATTTGTTGTCGAACCTGACAGCGCCCGGATTGAATTATCCTGGCGCTCTAATAGTGAACTTGACCTGGACCATTACAAGATTTTGCGCCGGGAATCGGGTGGCGCATGGCAGACTCTGGTCCCCAGCCTGACCGACACCTTCTATATCGATTATGCCGTTCTCGGGCACACCATGTATGAATACACCGTTTTGGCTGTAGATAATCTCAACAACGAATCGGATACAGCGCTGGTGTCGGGAACCGTTCCAGCCACTTTTGATGGCGGTATCCTGTTTGTTGAAGAAACCGCCGCCGGCGGACTCAATCCGACGGAGCTGAAACAGGCCGCCTACTATGACAGCGTTTTCACCGGAATCATTAATACCAAACATCAAATCGGCCCGACCAATCAATATCTCACCCGCTCGCTGGCGGGGCAATACAGCTCTGTTCTCTGGTTTGATGATGATATATCGAGCCATCTGTTTGATGTTTCGCTTGATTCGATGCGATGGTATCTGGGATATGCCACCAACCTCATGCTGGCCGGCTTTCAGTCCGTTTACTGGCTGAGCGGCAACGGGCTGCAGGGACCGGGCGATTTCGTGTATGATGAATTCGGTATTACCCGTGTCACCGAGAACAGCGCCCTTGATTTTGTTGGAGCCACCGGGGTCAACGGCTGGCCCAATCTGTCGCTGAAAACCGGCAGTCCCTTCAATGGGGTCCTTCCCAGCGTCTCCGTATTTGAGACCCTCCCCGGAGCCACCCCAATTTATAATTATGACTCTCAGAGCAATAATCCGCTCTATGAAGGGAAGACTGCAGGCGTTATTTTCAACAGCGCTTCCGGCAAGAGAATCGCTTTGTCCTTCCCTATCTACTATCTGACCGCCAGTTCGGCGCAATCATTAATAGCCAGAGTGCTCACGGAGTTTGGAGAAGAGAGCGGCAGGCCTTTTGGTGATGTCAACGGAAACGGTATTGTTAATATCCTTGATGTTGTGGCGCTGATAAGCTACCTCTATAAATCGGGACCGGCTCCGGACGATTTAAACTATGCCGACCCGAACGGGAACTGCGCCATTAATATACTGGACATCACATATCTGGTCGCCTATCTGTATAAAGGGGGACCGGCTCCTGTTGCCGGCTGCGTTGAATAGGTCAACCGCAAATTGACATCCGATATAGAGGGCTCCCTGCGGAGCCCTTTTATTTTCCTTTATGACGCCTTATCGATGAAGTCTTCTGCACAATCTAAGAAATAATTGACCGTTATCAGGGGGCAGGGAAAATCTGCATCTTTTTATGACCTTGAAATTCAAGAAGTTAATCCTGGATATAAATATCGTCCTTCCTCCGGGGCACAGGCATCGATATTGCTGGTCTCAGTTATGATAAATTGCACCGGATACCGATTATGAATCCGAAACTGAAAATTGTCCGTATCGCCGACATCGTAAGTATTCAGAAGCCTGACCCCTCCCGCATTGCCTACTGGCGGGAGTATTTTGGCGCCCGTGAAATCTTTCCGCATCCGGTTGCCGTGGCTTCAATGGGGAAGGAGCGATATCTCCTGCTGGATGAATCATCGTACCTAGCCGCCGCTTTGGAGCAGAAACTGGAACATATTCCGGTGCAGCTGATGATTCTTCGGCCTAATGAGACGATTGATGCCTCTCTGGTTGTGGAGAGCCTAGAGGAGAGTCATATTTGCCAGTTTAATCTCTGTTTTCCGCGCGCCATGCTTGTCCCGGCAGCGGAGAAGAGGAAGCATTATCCGGCTTCCTTCATCAGCGCCGCTGTGACCTTCCCTGACCAGAGAAAACTCTATCTCGATTTCAGGCGAAACAAAGAGATGGCCCTGAACGGATATCTCTTCTATTTTCTAAATTTCCTCGAAAGAAATTTCGTCATCCGCGATAAAGCGCCGCTTTCGGAGCTGAAATCAACCAACCTCAAAGTCTCCCATATCGAGACCATCATAGATTTTTCGCATCTTACTCCTGACGACCTGCTGAATGCCGCCAGGAATGGTTTCAAATTTCCCTCCGGAATGATATCGGTTGCCGTGGGACCGAGACTCCTTGGAATCGATTTCCCCATAAGGGTCCTGCGGGAACGGGCGCCCCTTCGGGAAAAGAACCGCTTTCTTATCGACCTTCTGAATTACCGTATCCGCAGCGGTCATCCGGAATATTTCCGGTGCGGAGTCTGCCTGCTTAATCGTCATTAGACTTCCAGAAAAAAGTTGAATACGGCCGGTGATGTCTATAGATTGCCGGCAGTATGCTCATAATTGCGCAGGAGCTATGTCTGGACTGCGGCGGCTGTGTTCCCCTCTGCCCGGTAGAGGGGTTATTCCTTTCCTTCGAAGACCTTTTCTGTGACCAGGCTCTCTGCACTCTCTGCGGCGCCTGCCCTGAGTTCTGCCCGGTGAGAGCCATAACTTTGGAGCTGAAAGATGCGGTATGATGCGGTCGTCATCGGCGCCGGTCCGGCCGGTTCGATGGCGGCGGTCGAAATCGCCCGCGCCGGGTTCTCAGTAGCCCTGCTCGAGAAGCATTCGCAACCGGGTACTCCCTTATGCTGTGGAGAGGCGGTTTCCAAAGGGGCGCTCGACCGGCTGATGAGTCTGAAACCGGACTTAATTTCATGTACGATTGATGAGATAAAGGTGGTCTCTCCTGGTGGGAAAGCGATAACAGTCAAGCACCCGGGCGCCGGTTATATACTTAATCGTCCCCAGTTCGACCTGGAACTGGCGCGGCAAGCGGTTGCCGCCGGAGCGGAACTATTGACCGAGACCATTGGACTCCAACTGAGCGGAGAGACCGCCTTCGAGTCGCTTGCCATTGACAACCGGAAAGACGGACCAGGGACAATTGACGCGAGAATTTTCATTGCTGCCGACGGCGTAGAATCGAAAGTGGCGCGGCTGGCCGGCATCCCCAATCTGATTAACGTAAGAGAAACCGAGTCGCTTTTACAATATCGATTGAAGAATATTGAAGTCGACCCGGCGCTGATTGAAATTTATCTGGGGCGACGGATAGCCCCGTCAAGTTATCTCTGGATTTTCCCCAAGTCGGACCGCGAAGCCAATGTCGGGCTGGGTGTCTCCACCCGATTGACGCAGAAATTTCCGCCGGAGCAGTTGCTGAATGATTTTATCGGGTCAAGATTTCCGGGGGCAATTGAAGCGGGCAAATTCTGCGGTTTGGCGCCTCGATATCAGGGTGAAAGAATTTTCAGGTTGAAAAACCTTCTGGTTGCCGGCGATGCCGCTCGCGCCGATGACTCCATCTCGGGGGCAGGAATTCTGTACGCTCTGCTTTCTGGCAGATATGCCGGGATGGCGGCGGCGGCGTTTCTCAGAGGCGATATCAGGCAGGAGGCGGAGCTGGATCAGCTATATCCTAAGAAATTTCTCGATGAAAAGGGTGAAGAACTGGCGCTGTACCGCAAATTGCGGAATATCTATGACCGTCTTACAGACGATGATTTTGACGAGATCATTGTCGCGCTGATAGAATTTTTTGCCGCCCGCGATTCTGTTGCCGGCTTAAAACCGGGGCAGATTCTGGCCGGGCTGATAAAAACCCGGCCGAAACTACTGAAATATGTACGGCACCTGTGGTGAAAATCAGGAACTGGGAAGCGAGGCGACAAAGGCGGCAAGCTTGGACTTGTCCCGGGCAGCTTTGTTCTTATGGATAAGATTTTTGCCCGCCGCTCTGTCTATAGTGCTTGCCGCATCGCGAAAAATCTTTTCGGCTTCCGCGCGGCTCTTGCAGGCTTTAAGTTCTTTGACTATAGATTTCATATCCGAGCGGGCGGCACGATTCCGCTGACGCGCCAGGGCCGATGTCTTCATCCGTTTCTTGCAGGACTTATGGTATGGCAATCTTTTCCCTTTCTTTTTTCCAAAAATTAACCTTTAAATATATCCAAATACGCCGCTTTGTCAATGAGCAATAAAGAAAATCAATCAGTCGCCGCCTCGGCCGGGAAGGTTTCCCTGGCGACGGCAGTTTCCCGAATTCTGGGGCTGGTGCGAGAGCAGGTCCAGGCTTATTTCTTTGGCGCCGGAATGATGACCGATGCCTTTGTTGCCGCTTTTCGCATTCCCAATCTTCTCCGCGATCTGTTTGCCGAAGGAGCGCTATCCTCCGCCTTTGTGCCGGTTTTCAAAGAGAAGATTGTCAATCGCGGTAAAGAAGAGGCCTTCCGTCTCGCCAACCTGACCATCTCCAACCTGGTAATAATTGTCGGAGGCATTGTCGCGTTGGGGATAATTTTCACCCCGGCCCTGATTTATATCAGCGCCAAGGGGTTTTACGATGACCCGGCAAAGTTTGCTTTGACAGTCAATCTGACCCGAATCATGTTTGTTTTTCTTCTGATGGTCTCGGTATCGGCGGTACAGATGGGCATTCTCAACTCTTGCGGACGGTTTGGGGTGCCGGCGCTGGCTCCAACATTGTTTAATGCCGGGATGATTCTTGCCCCGGTGCTGCTTTACTCTTACTTTGAAGTCCCCATCTACACTATGGCAATCGGTGTCCTGCTGGGGGGGCTGGGGCAGATTCTGTTTCAAATTCCATCTCTCCGGAAAGTCGGGTATCGTTTCCAATTCAAGGCTGATTTCAAAGATGAGGGGATAGCAAGGATTAATCGTCTCATATCCCCTATGATTCTGGGACTTTCGGCTTCGAGAATAAATATTCTGGTCAGCACCCTGCTGGCGTCATTACTTGCGGAGGGGGCGATGTCGTATCTCAATTACGCATATCGACTAATGCATTTTCCTCTGGGCGTCTTCGGAGTGGCGTTAGGCACGGTGGCTTTGCCCAAAGTGTCGGAGCAGGTTGCCTCCCGACGGGAAGACCTTCTGGTGAAGACCTTCCATGAAGCGGTCGGCCTTTCAACATTCCTGGTTGTGCCGTCGGCTGTTTATCTGGCAGGATTTGGAACCGACCTGGTGCGTCTGATTTATGAACGGGGCGCTTTTGATGCTGCCGCAACCGCGAATACGGTGCAGGCGTTGCTCTTTTATTCTTTCGGATTAGTCGGCTTTGCCGGTGTCCGGGTGGCGGCGCCGGTCTTTTATGCCCTCGGCGACGCCAGAAAGCCGATGATTTATTCGCTGGTTTCGGTCGTAGTAAATATCGTTCTCAATTTCGCGTTAATCCCATTCTGGGGCTTTGCCGGCCTGGCGGCGGCGACGTCGGCCGCCGGCCTGGTAAATTTTGGTCAGCTCCTCTTTAGTCTCCGACGTCAAATTCCCGCCGTAGATATTAAATTCATCGCGGTCCATTTTGTCAAGGTATCCACAGCGGCGCTTTTGGCGTTCGTCTCAGTAAGATTTATTCCGTTTGACCGCTGGTTTGCTATTGCCGGTATCGGAGGGAAAGTCTTAACGGTGACTGCTCAGATTGCCGCCATGGGGATTATCTACCTTCTGATTTTGAAGATTCTCAAGGTGGAGGAAGTCGGCCGTCTTCTGTCATTTCTGAACCGATTAATTCGGAAATAGAGTATGGCTGCGGCGATTGCACCGGCACGAAAGTACCCTGCCGTTATTGCCCTGATAGGCGTGATATCAGGCATCTTGATTGCCGAGTATCTGCCGTTCTCGTCCTATCCCTATATAGTGTTTTCGCTTCTTCTCTTTGCGGGAACGCTCCTATGTTTCTTTCAGGGACGAATCTTTCTGTCGGCGCTCCTGGGAATCCTGGCTCTGGTCTGCCTCTCTGCTTTCGGATATGCTTTCAGGATTAAGACTTTCCCGCCGGGGCATATCAGTCATTTTGTAGATAATGACCGACCTCTGGAAATCTACGGCACAATTGACGATTGGCCTGTGCTGAAAGACAGAAGCACGGAAATATATCTTCAGGTTGATTCTCTGGCGGTGGAGCGTCAGATAGTTCATTCGTCAGGCCGGATTCTGCTAAGAATTATGACCCCCACGACTCGTCTGCAGTACGGCGACCGCATTATATTTGAATCGCGAGTCTATTCTGTTCGAGGGGGACGAAATCCATCCGGATTGGATTACCGCCGTTATCTGGTGCTCAAAGAGGTATTCGGAGTCGCCTACCAGCCGCATCAATTTGCGATTCAGGTTGACCCCGTTGGCGCCGGCAACATTCGTCGCGCAATCAGTCAATTAAGAACTGAGGTTGTTAGCGTTTTCAAAAGAACCCTGGGTCAGCGTGAAGCGGCTCTGGCATCAGGCTTCCTGATTGGAGAAACCCGCGACATTCCCCGGGATATATATGACCTCTTCCGAGACAGCGGAACTCTGCACTTGCTGGCCGTTTCCGGCTCGAATGTGGCGCTGGTGGTGATGTTCTTTGCATTTATATTCCGAGCATCTCCTTTTAATGCTATGGCTCGTACCTTGCTGCTTATATTGATTATCCTGATTTTTTCGTTTCTTTCCTATAATCAGCCCTCGGTGGTGCGGGCGTCGATAATGGCGAGTCTGGTTCTGCTCGGCAAGCTACTGCAGAAGCGTATCGACTACAACAATATCGTTGCCGCCACCGCCTTGCTCATTCTGGCCGTCAAGCCGACCGAGCTGTTTGATATCGGATTTCAGTTGTCTTTTGTCTGCGCCTGGGGGATTATATTTTTTGTCCCCAAAATTTCCGCCCTGTTCTTTCGATGGCGTCGGACATTTGTCTATCGCTTTGTCGGTTTGCCTCTCATTGTTTGCTTTATTGCACAACTGGTCTCGGTTCCACTGACCGGCTTTTACTTTCATCGTCTGCCTTTGATTTCATTCGCCGCCAATTTAGTTATCGTTCCGCTGGTTGGAATAATCGTGGTGGGAGATGTTATTCTTCTGGTTCTGTCATTCATATTGCCGCTTGCCGGCGACTTCGCCGGAGGTCTTCTCAATCCCCTCTTGAGTTTGAATATCAGTTTGCTGCGGTTTTTCGGCGACGACAGCATGACGCTTCAGGCCGGTGGTGTAATCGATTTTGTAATCCTGATATTTTACTACTTATTCTTCATATTTCTGGTTGCCGCAATTCGTGATGTACGGTATCGACGAATTCTGGTGATTTTGATTCTGGTCGCCCTGAATATTTTCTCCATCAGGGGCCTGGTTCGCGCCGAGCCGCAATTCCGGATGACGATTCTTTCGATTCCAGAAGGACTGGCGGCAGTTACCTACACCACTCCGGCTAAGGTAATACTTGCCAACATACCGCACCGCGATTACAGCTATGCGGAGCTGCTAATCACTCCGCTTCTTTACAACCGCGGTTTCACTGACCCGGAAATAATCGCTCTGGACGGCGATTACGATACGGTGCTGGAAGCGCTTCGTGTTGCCCGAAATGGCGCTTCGCGATTATATCTTCCTTTGCCCGCATACAACCTTTACCACGATATCCTGATTCAGCACGAAATGAAGCCGCCGGACAGCCAGGTTATATTTTATGCTGAGCCGGATTCGATGACAAAGAACAATTCTTCTGTGCTGCACCCTGGAATTATCACATTCCGTCTCGAAGCATATTCTCTGACTATCAGTTCGAGAGACGGTTTAACGCAAAATATGGTCGATTCTGAATACCCCAGCCATTTGTACGCCGTGCCGGTTCTTGACCTTGAAATTTGGCAGGTTTTAGTTCGCCAGAATAGCCTCCAATTTCTTGTCTGCAATAGGATTACAAAGGAAGCGCGCCCCCGGATTGAGGCCTATCAGAGTGACCCCCAGAACCATCCCTTCCAACTTTTTGAAACATTAGAGGTTGGGGCGGTTGAAATCACCCTCAAAAATGGTCGCCTTACGGTCGAAAATTAGCTTCCGGACTTGACGCCGAGGTTAAGTACAAGCCTCTTTTTCCCGATAACATAAAAGAAATATTAGAATTATAACATCCCTGCAACACTTGAGTTGCGAGGTGGATTTCAAGATTATGAGCCTTACTGGAAATCTAAAAACTGTTTCCTTTCCGGACATTTTGCAGCTTCTGTCAACGGGGAAGAAGACTGGAATTCTGCAGGTCGCTACCTCCGCCAGGCAAAAGGAGGTTGCCTTCCGTGATGGGAATATTATTCATGCTTCAGCTATTAACTCAACTGAAGACCTTCTCGGCAATCTACTTCTGAAACGGGGTAAAATCTCCAAAGCCGACCTGGATAAAGCGATTGCCCTGCACAAGCAGACCGGACGGCAGCTCGGGACGACCCTGGTCGATATGAATCTCTTTGACCGGGAAGAAGTCGTCGAGTGCCTCAAAATGCAGATAGAGGAGATTGTTTACAATCTCTTTTCCTGGCAGGAAGGTGAATTCAAGTTTGTCGAAGGAGTTCTGCCGAAGAAGGTCCCCATCATGGTCGAACTCAGTACGACCAATATTATCATGGAGGGGACCCGCCGCATCGATGAATGGGTGGAGATTCAAAAGGTACTTCCACCGGATGATATAATATTAAAACTGAATCCCAGTCCGCGCGCCAAACGGGACGAAATCACCATGACGCTGGAAGAGTACCGTGTGCTTTCGCTCATAAACGGCGAGCGCACCATGCCGGACTTGATTGAAGCCTCGCCAATTGGCGAATTTGTCACCTGTCGCGCCGTATATAAGTTGATAGTGTCCGGGCTGGTTCAGGCGGCCGGCAAAGCGGAACGAAAGAATGAAGAAGAGATTCAAAATGATGAAGAGATTGTGCTTTCCATCCTCTTTGCCCTCTACAACAACTGCTTCTATCGGATAAAATCGCTGGTGGAGACCATCGTGGGAGACGAAAACCCGATGTTCCATAAGTATCTTTCAGGATTCCGCAATGGCTTTCTGGTCTATTTCCCCGGCTTCGATCCCAACGCCGATATAAGCCCCACCTTCGACCGCTTCTACAATGAAATCATTAAGATACCGCCGGCGGTGAGAATGCATACGGTCATGTCGGCCCTGGAAAATATGCTGAGCAATCAGCTTGAGTATGTATTTTATTTCCTGGGGATAGGTCCGTACCGCCAAGCGATAAATCTTGTGAAGAAGGAAGTTTCCGAACCGCTCGCTTTAAAACGGGAACTGGTGAAAAGATATCAGATAGATGAGAATTTGATAAACTCCGTCAAGAAGGCGGAGCGTGTCGTTAAATTAGTTAAGGGTGCATCATGATGAATAGAAAACGGATTTTATCAGGTGGTCTTGCCGCATTCATTGCTCTGACCCCCGCTGCCTATGCCGGTAACGGCGTAGAAGGCGGCTTTACGGCCGTCTCGATACTGCATCTGGCGCTTTTGCTGTGCGCCATTGTCGGGCTGATCTGGGCCATGAAAATCCTTTCCCTGGTTCGCGGGGGACTGATGTCCAAGAGCTGGCAGATGATTTTGGTCGGGTTTATCTGCCTCTGCCTGGCGCAGGCGGTGGCGCTGGTTTCCAAGCTCGGCTTTTTAGCCGTCCCGGAGACTGTAGTGACCTTACTTTATCTGTCAATGGCGGCAACCTGGCTGGCGGGACTGTATCAGACCCGAAAAGTTCTCGGATGAATTATATTTGATTGACACAAGTTGTGATGGCGATTATAATTACGAAACGGCAAAAATGACCGAATGTAACCTTTTGATTTATAGAAAATTGCCGTGTAATCTGGAGCAAATGTAATGGCGTTTACCACCGAACTGGATGACCGGATTTCCAAGTGCAACAAAATTCTGGACGAGAATCCGAACTCCCAGATTTTTGCGGCGCTGGCCGAGGCATATCGCAAGAAAGGTGAGTTGGATAAAGCCTTTCGAGTATGCCAGAATGGATTGCGGGTTCATCCCAATTATGGCTCAGCACACATGGTAATGGCCAAGATCAACTTTGATAAGGGTCTATATGATTGGGCGGAACTGGAGGTTCAGAAGGCGATAGAGCTGGAAGGCAGCAGTCACGCCAGCGACCTTCTGTTGGCTGAAATCTATATTTATAAGGGAGAGTTTGCCAAGGCAACCAAAATATTGAATCGTTTACATTCCGCGGATACCTCCAATCAGCAGGTCCTCAAGCTTCTGGAGATAGCCAAGAAACTTCCTCTGGAGTCGGCGCGCAAGATTGAAGGTACTGCCCATATTGAGTCCAAGGCGGCGCCGACAGCTCCCGCTTTGGAGCCGGCAGTTGACCGCATCAGTATGAATCAGTTTCTCAATCATATGATGGAAATCTCCGGGGTGGAAGGAGTGCTGCTGATACACAAGGATGGACTGGTGGCTGATTCTCGCTGGGACAATCCGCAGGACCGCGATCTCTGCGGCGCCCTTGCCGGCGATATTGAACGGACAATAAAAGCGCAGTTGGGAAACTCACCTTTTGGAAAATATGAGAATGTTCTGGTCGAGGCCGGCGACCTGATTGTCAATCTGTTGCCTTTAGGCGGCAGTTTTCTGCTTATTCGCGCCAACAAACAGATAAATCTCGGGACGCTTCGTTTGAAAATGACCGCCTTGCTGCGTCGCCTGGACCTGGAATATAATTAGTCAGGAGGAAATTCAGATGACCCTTTATGGAAAAGACAGCCGACTGGTACTCCTGATTTCAAGTCTCTTAATAGTGGTGCCAATGGTTGTTTTCCCCCGCAAGCTGGGGATGGACCTCTCGACCGGTTCCTTTGCATATTCTCTGCTGGAAATTCTTTACTACGGTATTGTGGTATTCATATTGCGGCCTCAATCCAGTCTGTTGCAAATATTGCAGGGAGCAGGGATTACCTTCCTCTACCGCATCGCTCTGGGCACAGTTTTCGGGATTATGCTGGCGGTAATGTATAATCTCAACTTTTCGGTCTCGCTGACGCTCGGTATTTCGCGCTACCTGCCGGCCATTCTGCTGCATATTCTGGCGGCGCCGTTTACCTTGAGGCCGATTTACAGAGCGATGTTCGGCGACGCGGCGCGGGAACGACGGCATTACATTAAGAAATACCAGCCGCCGACTGCATCACGAGAAACTACCGGACACGCGCCGACTGCGCCCGCCGAGCATCATCGCGCAAGCGCTGTCTTTGAGCATGGCGCCTCTGAACCCCGGTCGGATAGTTCGGTCGGTCACGAACAGAACGGTTTTGACCGCGCCGTCCGTTATCTTGCCGAGCATCATGCCGTCTTGCTGGCGGCCGTGGTTGACCTGGAAGGCTTGACCGTGGCATCTTTCAAACGCGGCAATGTTGACCTGGAGCGCTGGGCGCCGTTATCGCTCCTGTTGCAGAAATCGAATGAGAAGATACTTAAGCGGAATCGGGAAGGGGAAATCCCGGACCGTATCGATATGTCGTTTGCCTCCATGAAATTAATCGTAGTCAAAGCCGGGTATTTCAATCTGCTGGTTCTGGCTAACAGGGAGGAAGACGACTTACTGGGTATAAGAATTATACAGGCAACGGAATTAATAAAGAAATATACGTCCGAACGTTACGGCGCAGCAGTGTCGTACAGTGCGGAGGAGAAATATGTATCAAATTCTTGAAGAACTCAACAAGACTTCCGGAATTACCGGTTCGATGATTGTGGGTAATGACGGTATAGTTATTGCGGCTGACCTCGATACCTCCTTTGAAGAAGAGGCGGTGGGCGCTCTGGCGGCATCAATTACGACCAATATTCAGAAGTCGCTGGACCGCTTACAGCAGACCCCGCTGGCGCAGGTGACCATTGAAGCGGCCAACGGAAAATTATTTTTTAGCAACGCCGGGATTGGAATTTTGGTGGTAACTGCCGAAAAAGACGTAAATATCGGTTTGATTAGACTTGAGATCAAAAACGCTATTGCGAGAATAGGCAGTCACAATTAGGGTAGCTTCACCCTGGAAAAAAGGATACTATGGTCTCAATAAATTATGCATCGCGCGAGGTCACCTGTAAGATTGTCTTCTATGGACCAGGG encodes:
- a CDS encoding ComEC/Rec2 family competence protein, with the protein product MAAAIAPARKYPAVIALIGVISGILIAEYLPFSSYPYIVFSLLLFAGTLLCFFQGRIFLSALLGILALVCLSAFGYAFRIKTFPPGHISHFVDNDRPLEIYGTIDDWPVLKDRSTEIYLQVDSLAVERQIVHSSGRILLRIMTPTTRLQYGDRIIFESRVYSVRGGRNPSGLDYRRYLVLKEVFGVAYQPHQFAIQVDPVGAGNIRRAISQLRTEVVSVFKRTLGQREAALASGFLIGETRDIPRDIYDLFRDSGTLHLLAVSGSNVALVVMFFAFIFRASPFNAMARTLLLILIILIFSFLSYNQPSVVRASIMASLVLLGKLLQKRIDYNNIVAATALLILAVKPTELFDIGFQLSFVCAWGIIFFVPKISALFFRWRRTFVYRFVGLPLIVCFIAQLVSVPLTGFYFHRLPLISFAANLVIVPLVGIIVVGDVILLVLSFILPLAGDFAGGLLNPLLSLNISLLRFFGDDSMTLQAGGVIDFVILIFYYLFFIFLVAAIRDVRYRRILVILILVALNIFSIRGLVRAEPQFRMTILSIPEGLAAVTYTTPAKVILANIPHRDYSYAELLITPLLYNRGFTDPEIIALDGDYDTVLEALRVARNGASRLYLPLPAYNLYHDILIQHEMKPPDSQVIFYAEPDSMTKNNSSVLHPGIITFRLEAYSLTISSRDGLTQNMVDSEYPSHLYAVPVLDLEIWQVLVRQNSLQFLVCNRITKEARPRIEAYQSDPQNHPFQLFETLEVGAVEITLKNGRLTVEN
- a CDS encoding DUF4388 domain-containing protein yields the protein MSLTGNLKTVSFPDILQLLSTGKKTGILQVATSARQKEVAFRDGNIIHASAINSTEDLLGNLLLKRGKISKADLDKAIALHKQTGRQLGTTLVDMNLFDREEVVECLKMQIEEIVYNLFSWQEGEFKFVEGVLPKKVPIMVELSTTNIIMEGTRRIDEWVEIQKVLPPDDIILKLNPSPRAKRDEITMTLEEYRVLSLINGERTMPDLIEASPIGEFVTCRAVYKLIVSGLVQAAGKAERKNEEEIQNDEEIVLSILFALYNNCFYRIKSLVETIVGDENPMFHKYLSGFRNGFLVYFPGFDPNADISPTFDRFYNEIIKIPPAVRMHTVMSALENMLSNQLEYVFYFLGIGPYRQAINLVKKEVSEPLALKRELVKRYQIDENLINSVKKAERVVKLVKGAS
- a CDS encoding roadblock/LC7 domain-containing protein translates to MYQILEELNKTSGITGSMIVGNDGIVIAADLDTSFEEEAVGALAASITTNIQKSLDRLQQTPLAQVTIEAANGKLFFSNAGIGILVVTAEKDVNIGLIRLEIKNAIARIGSHN